One window from the genome of Nitrosospira multiformis encodes:
- the recG gene encoding ATP-dependent DNA helicase RecG: MKNSTRDDSTPGAVTGFASRVIQEKLARLGITDEFDLVLHLPLRYEDETHLYPINDLPENKTAQVEGVIIHSEVMYRPRRQLVCQVEDGSGILFMRFLNFYGSQVKAYSTGTRVRLLGEARPGFFGVEMVHPKCRIVREGEPLADALTPVYPATAGLSSEPIRKLIRRTLQRWVENGDQQSYLSETLPDTVLRHYRLQGFRDSVIFLHQPLPDASATLLQERTHPAWRRIKFDELLAQQLSMRLHYRQRRSHSAPVLLNKSKLTTALLESLPFELTRGQKKAFAEISRDLAVCHPMQRLLQGDVGCGKTVVAALAMLQAIENDCQAALMAPTEILAEQHYQKLSGWLGPLLAHLGVTIARLSGSQKKKQREAALADIAEGRAMLAVGTHALFQEQVEFGRLGLAIIDEQHRFGVHQRLALRMKGAKAESVPHQLMMSATPIPRTLSMSYYADLDVSVIDGLPPGRTEVMTKLVADTRRDEVTARIREACHAGKQAYWVCPLIEESEALQLKTALETHETLSLTFQDLKIGLVHGRLSAQEKSAVMESFKQGEIQLLVATTVIEVGVDVPNASLMVIEHAERMGLSQLHQLRGRVGRGAEASICILLYQKPLSATAQERLKIIFEHNDGFEIARQDLRLRGPGEFLGARQSGVPMLRFADPEYDGDLLDNARIVAEDLLRDHPEAAKRHLHRWLGRKSEYLRV; this comes from the coding sequence GTGAAGAATAGCACCCGCGACGATTCCACGCCGGGTGCTGTCACTGGTTTTGCAAGCAGGGTAATACAAGAAAAACTTGCCAGACTTGGCATCACCGATGAATTCGATCTGGTGCTGCATTTGCCGCTACGCTACGAGGACGAAACACATCTTTATCCCATTAACGACCTGCCCGAAAACAAGACGGCACAGGTTGAAGGCGTCATTATCCACAGTGAAGTCATGTATCGCCCAAGGCGTCAACTGGTATGCCAGGTGGAAGACGGGAGCGGCATACTTTTCATGCGCTTCCTCAATTTTTATGGCAGCCAGGTAAAAGCCTACTCCACCGGCACGCGGGTACGCTTGCTGGGGGAAGCGCGCCCAGGTTTTTTCGGTGTCGAAATGGTTCATCCCAAATGCCGCATCGTGCGCGAAGGTGAGCCATTGGCCGACGCGCTAACACCCGTCTACCCGGCCACCGCAGGACTCTCCTCGGAACCAATACGCAAACTGATCCGGCGGACGCTGCAACGATGGGTAGAGAATGGCGATCAACAAAGCTATCTTTCGGAAACCCTGCCCGACACGGTTTTACGGCACTACCGATTGCAAGGCTTCAGGGATAGCGTCATTTTTCTGCATCAACCGTTACCGGACGCGTCAGCCACTTTATTGCAGGAACGCACCCATCCGGCCTGGCGGCGAATCAAGTTCGATGAGTTGCTGGCGCAACAACTCTCCATGCGTTTGCATTATCGTCAGCGCCGCAGTCATAGTGCCCCGGTTCTGCTCAACAAAAGCAAACTGACCACCGCGCTGCTGGAGTCGCTCCCTTTCGAACTCACCCGCGGCCAGAAAAAAGCATTTGCCGAAATCAGCCGCGATCTTGCTGTATGCCACCCAATGCAGCGGTTACTGCAGGGTGATGTGGGTTGCGGCAAAACCGTTGTCGCCGCATTGGCTATGCTGCAGGCAATTGAAAATGATTGTCAGGCGGCATTGATGGCTCCAACCGAGATCCTGGCTGAGCAGCATTATCAGAAGCTTTCAGGATGGCTAGGTCCGCTGCTTGCCCACTTGGGGGTTACGATTGCCCGGTTATCCGGCAGTCAGAAAAAGAAACAGCGGGAGGCCGCGCTCGCTGATATTGCTGAAGGTCGTGCCATGCTTGCCGTTGGTACGCATGCGTTGTTCCAGGAGCAGGTAGAATTCGGCAGGCTTGGACTTGCCATTATCGATGAACAACACCGCTTCGGCGTGCATCAGCGGCTGGCGTTGAGGATGAAAGGTGCTAAAGCGGAATCAGTACCGCACCAATTGATGATGAGCGCAACCCCCATTCCGCGCACGCTTTCAATGAGCTACTATGCCGATCTGGATGTATCGGTGATTGATGGGCTGCCTCCTGGCAGAACCGAAGTGATGACTAAACTGGTCGCGGATACCCGCCGCGATGAAGTGACCGCACGTATCCGGGAAGCTTGCCATGCCGGAAAACAGGCCTACTGGGTTTGTCCGCTGATCGAGGAATCCGAAGCTTTACAACTTAAGACAGCGCTGGAAACTCATGAAACATTGAGCCTGACTTTTCAGGATTTGAAAATTGGCCTGGTGCACGGCCGGCTCTCAGCCCAGGAAAAATCGGCGGTGATGGAATCATTCAAGCAAGGTGAAATCCAACTGCTGGTTGCGACGACGGTAATCGAGGTAGGTGTAGACGTACCCAATGCTTCATTGATGGTAATTGAGCACGCGGAACGCATGGGGTTATCGCAATTGCACCAGTTAAGAGGCCGTGTGGGCCGGGGCGCTGAAGCCAGCATATGCATACTGCTGTATCAGAAGCCTTTGTCCGCAACCGCTCAGGAGCGGCTCAAAATTATCTTCGAACATAACGACGGCTTTGAGATTGCGCGCCAGGATTTGCGGCTCCGCGGTCCGGGTGAATTTCTGGGTGCGCGCCAGAGCGGTGTACCTATGCTACGCTTTGCCGATCCGGAATATGACGGGGATTTGCTCGATAACGCCCGCATCGTCGCCGAGGATTTGCTCCGTGACCACCCGGAAGCCGCGAAACGCCACCTTCATCGCTGGCTGGGACGTAAAAGCGAGTACCTGCGAGTCTAG
- a CDS encoding PEP-CTERM sorting domain-containing protein — translation MTAQLLLALLIFLGTILIFRAIWMVDRNVSSAHKYELALKYSSYTVSLFILAFLSAWPSISNADKKIDATKTIIWNIPVVPAPAANVFGRYTWDLTAVAQDNHVNALLSSKSPTGLDSPNWKIGAGLPAAPKTTGLAGGPVGAEPSAKADVTFMAGAPVGAVGGPGKVTGSMHIVVEADTVPPTAAHGNQNAHAKANSTMTISTGTVTSVEVSQPGAATVVINADQFKGTVGFGADTGTGKLTDPLSVILTDLTLGTSITENLFSSNFEGAVNGEWSFGSNGISLNVPQDGVSSASISLDFLSSWITDSTLVDSMISLNNGVFNTSGLFTNLPWVVTPTSVSLSSGVLNSIEIPYQIPVGLLDPSHLYDVSLTSDLAAQVSATVPEPSTFALSALGLILFLPFARRARAGRSRETEFIGWH, via the coding sequence ATGACAGCCCAATTGCTTCTTGCGCTCCTGATATTTCTCGGTACGATCCTGATATTCAGGGCGATCTGGATGGTCGACCGCAATGTGTCTTCTGCTCACAAATACGAATTGGCGCTAAAGTATTCTTCGTATACCGTTTCATTGTTTATTCTGGCTTTTTTAAGTGCATGGCCAAGCATATCTAACGCTGATAAGAAAATTGATGCGACCAAGACCATCATTTGGAATATCCCAGTCGTGCCTGCCCCAGCTGCTAATGTATTTGGTCGTTATACTTGGGATCTCACCGCAGTCGCCCAGGATAACCATGTCAATGCTTTATTGTCTTCCAAGAGTCCTACCGGTCTTGATTCTCCGAACTGGAAAATAGGAGCGGGACTGCCTGCCGCCCCGAAAACGACTGGTCTGGCCGGCGGTCCAGTCGGCGCAGAACCCAGTGCAAAAGCGGACGTGACTTTTATGGCGGGAGCCCCGGTTGGTGCTGTTGGGGGGCCTGGCAAGGTGACCGGCAGCATGCATATCGTAGTCGAAGCCGATACAGTTCCTCCGACAGCGGCTCATGGGAACCAGAATGCCCACGCTAAAGCTAACTCTACAATGACAATTTCCACGGGAACAGTCACGAGTGTTGAGGTCAGCCAACCTGGAGCGGCCACAGTGGTCATCAATGCCGACCAATTCAAAGGCACGGTTGGCTTCGGGGCAGATACTGGCACAGGGAAACTGACCGACCCTCTCTCTGTCATCCTGACCGACCTCACTCTAGGCACATCGATTACGGAGAATCTTTTCTCTTCCAACTTCGAGGGAGCAGTTAATGGCGAGTGGTCATTTGGTTCGAATGGTATCTCTCTTAACGTACCCCAAGACGGGGTTTCCTCCGCATCCATTTCGCTGGACTTCCTCAGTTCTTGGATCACCGATTCAACGCTGGTCGATTCCATGATTTCTCTCAATAATGGCGTCTTCAATACGTCAGGCCTATTCACGAATTTGCCTTGGGTCGTTACGCCAACGAGCGTGAGTCTGTCTAGCGGAGTGTTGAACTCCATTGAGATACCTTACCAGATTCCGGTAGGATTACTCGATCCGAGTCATCTTTATGATGTAAGTCTTACGAGTGATTTGGCTGCCCAGGTCTCAGCCACGGTTCCGGAGCCTTCCACCTTTGCCCTGAGCGCGTTAGGACTCATTTTGTTCCTGCCCTTTGCAAGGAGAGCACGCGCAGGGCGGAGCCGTGAAACGGAGTTCATCGGATGGCATTAA
- the ettA gene encoding energy-dependent translational throttle protein EttA, with amino-acid sequence MAQYVLTMNRVGKVVPPKRQIIKNISLSFFPGAKIGLLGLNGSGKSTVLRIMAGLDKDIEGEVTAMPNLKIGYLPQEPQLDPELTVRDAVQEGLGEIFGAQQKLEAVYAAYAEPDADFEALAAEQTRLEAVLAAGGGDGGQQLEIAADALRLPEWDAVVKNLSGGEKRRVALCKLLLSKPDMLLLDEPTNHLDAESVDWLEQFLTRFPGTVVAVTHDRYFLDNAAEWILELDRGHGIPWKGNYSSWLEQKESRLKQEESTESARQKALHKELEWVRQNPKGRQAKSKARIARFEELNSQEYQKRNETQEIFIPVAERLGNEVIEFKDVSKAYGDRLLIDNLSFKVPPGAIVGIIGPNGAGKSTLFRMITGKEQPDSGEIAIGTTVKISHVDQSRDSLESGKTVFDTISGGHDILTVGKYETPARAYIGRFNFKGADQQKIVGNLSGGERGRLHLAKMLISGGNVLLLDEPSNDLDVETLRALEDALQEFAGCVLVISHDRWFLDRIATHILAFEGNSQVAFFDGNYQEYEADKRKRLGEEGAKPKRIRYKPINR; translated from the coding sequence ATGGCCCAATACGTACTAACCATGAATCGCGTGGGCAAAGTCGTTCCACCCAAGCGTCAGATTATCAAAAATATTTCCCTCAGCTTCTTCCCCGGCGCAAAGATCGGATTGCTCGGCCTTAACGGTTCCGGAAAATCCACAGTACTGAGAATCATGGCAGGGCTGGACAAGGATATTGAAGGCGAGGTGACGGCAATGCCCAACCTAAAAATCGGCTATCTCCCGCAGGAACCGCAGCTCGACCCTGAACTCACCGTGCGGGACGCGGTGCAGGAGGGGCTAGGTGAAATATTCGGTGCACAGCAGAAATTGGAAGCGGTATACGCTGCTTATGCCGAACCTGACGCCGATTTTGAGGCGCTGGCGGCCGAACAGACCCGGCTGGAAGCCGTTCTTGCCGCTGGTGGTGGGGATGGTGGTCAACAGCTGGAAATCGCAGCCGATGCGCTTCGCCTTCCTGAATGGGACGCTGTCGTCAAAAATCTTTCTGGTGGTGAGAAACGCCGCGTTGCCCTGTGCAAACTTTTGCTATCCAAGCCCGACATGCTATTGCTGGATGAACCGACCAACCATCTGGATGCCGAGTCGGTGGATTGGCTGGAACAATTTCTCACCCGCTTTCCCGGCACGGTAGTGGCCGTCACGCATGATCGCTATTTTCTCGACAACGCCGCGGAGTGGATTCTTGAGCTCGATCGTGGTCACGGTATTCCATGGAAAGGTAACTATAGCTCCTGGCTGGAACAGAAGGAAAGCCGCCTGAAGCAGGAAGAATCGACGGAATCCGCACGCCAGAAGGCCCTCCACAAAGAATTGGAATGGGTACGGCAGAACCCCAAGGGACGGCAGGCGAAATCCAAAGCTCGTATTGCCCGCTTTGAAGAACTCAACTCACAGGAGTATCAGAAGCGCAATGAGACACAAGAAATTTTCATTCCCGTTGCTGAAAGGCTAGGCAACGAGGTCATTGAATTCAAGGATGTTTCCAAGGCTTACGGCGATCGCCTGCTGATCGATAACCTGAGCTTTAAAGTGCCGCCTGGCGCTATCGTTGGCATCATCGGCCCCAATGGGGCGGGCAAATCCACCCTCTTTCGCATGATCACAGGAAAGGAGCAACCGGATTCCGGCGAAATAGCAATCGGCACAACTGTCAAAATCTCGCATGTGGATCAATCGCGCGATTCCCTGGAAAGTGGCAAAACCGTGTTTGATACGATTTCCGGCGGCCACGACATCCTTACCGTCGGCAAGTATGAAACTCCCGCACGCGCTTATATCGGACGTTTCAACTTCAAGGGCGCGGATCAGCAGAAGATCGTCGGCAATCTTTCCGGTGGTGAACGCGGACGGTTGCATTTGGCAAAAATGCTCATTTCGGGCGGTAACGTCCTGCTGCTGGACGAACCTTCCAATGATCTGGACGTAGAAACCCTGCGTGCCCTTGAAGATGCCTTGCAGGAGTTTGCCGGTTGCGTACTGGTCATCTCGCACGACCGCTGGTTCCTCGACCGCATCGCCACTCACATCCTGGCATTTGAAGGCAATTCGCAAGTTGCATTTTTCGACGGCAATTACCAGGAATATGAAGCCGACAAGCGGAAGCGGCTGGGTGAGGAAGGCGCAAAACCGAAGCGAATCAGATACAAGCCGATCAACCGGTGA
- the murA gene encoding UDP-N-acetylglucosamine 1-carboxyvinyltransferase — protein sequence MQKLIIQGGVPLSGEIRISGAKNAALPILCASLLTGETLTIENVPYLNDITTMLSLLGQMGVSVAPNGKETGMTAAHLSHLVAPYEMVKTMRAAILVLGPMLARAGAARVSLPGGCAIGLRPVDQHIKGLQAMGAEIDIEHGYIHAKAKRLTGARIVMDIVTVTGTENLMMAATLADGTTVLENAAREPEVLDLANCLIAMGAKIHGVGSDVITIEGVEKLHGATYRVMADRIETGTFLVAAAASGGEIHLTETRSDTLDAVLDKLMEAGAAIESGEDWIHLKMNNPLKSVNLRTAPYPAFPTDMQAQFMVLNCVAAGTAMITETIFENRFMHVQELRRMNADIKVEGNTAVVCGVAGLDGANVMATDLRASASLVLAGLIAKGETVIDRIYHLDRGYERIEDKLSLLGARIRRAD from the coding sequence ATGCAAAAACTAATCATCCAGGGCGGCGTACCTCTTTCCGGCGAAATTCGTATTTCCGGTGCAAAGAATGCCGCGTTACCCATTCTATGTGCTTCTCTGCTTACCGGTGAAACACTGACCATCGAGAATGTTCCCTATCTCAACGATATAACCACCATGCTGAGCCTTCTTGGACAAATGGGCGTTAGCGTTGCGCCGAACGGGAAGGAAACAGGGATGACTGCCGCCCATCTTTCCCATCTTGTTGCGCCTTACGAAATGGTGAAAACCATGCGTGCTGCAATCCTGGTATTAGGCCCCATGCTGGCGCGCGCAGGTGCGGCCAGGGTATCGCTGCCCGGCGGCTGCGCCATCGGTTTGCGCCCGGTTGACCAGCATATCAAGGGCTTGCAGGCCATGGGTGCGGAGATTGATATCGAGCATGGCTACATTCACGCAAAAGCGAAACGTCTCACCGGTGCGCGCATAGTGATGGATATTGTCACCGTTACGGGGACCGAAAACCTGATGATGGCGGCGACCCTGGCCGATGGAACAACCGTGCTCGAGAACGCGGCACGCGAGCCGGAAGTATTGGATCTGGCAAATTGCCTGATTGCAATGGGTGCGAAAATTCATGGCGTCGGCAGCGATGTCATTACCATTGAAGGCGTCGAGAAGTTGCACGGCGCCACGTATCGCGTCATGGCGGATCGCATCGAAACCGGTACATTCCTGGTGGCGGCAGCGGCCAGCGGCGGCGAAATTCATCTTACGGAAACACGCTCCGATACACTCGACGCGGTACTCGACAAATTGATGGAAGCGGGTGCCGCCATCGAATCAGGTGAAGACTGGATACATCTGAAAATGAATAACCCACTGAAATCCGTAAATCTGCGAACCGCGCCCTATCCGGCTTTTCCCACCGACATGCAGGCACAGTTCATGGTATTGAACTGCGTTGCCGCCGGGACCGCAATGATTACCGAAACCATATTTGAAAATCGCTTCATGCATGTACAGGAATTGAGACGCATGAATGCTGACATCAAAGTGGAAGGAAATACCGCCGTGGTGTGTGGTGTAGCCGGTCTTGATGGCGCCAATGTCATGGCCACCGACCTGCGCGCTTCCGCCAGCCTCGTGCTGGCGGGACTGATTGCCAAGGGCGAAACGGTCATCGACCGTATTTATCACCTTGATCGCGGCTATGAGCGTATCGAGGACAAATTGTCGTTGCTGGGGGCGAGAATTAGACGGGCGGATTGA
- a CDS encoding retropepsin-like aspartic protease family protein: MSSRAPWGHFTALAIWIIISGVIYLYFDAHQKPTVAVASAQLAGGEVVIPRSHDGHYYVRGAINGRPVDFMVDTGASTVSISHEIARNTHLPRGTPANFVTANGAVMGEIVSGQTIEAGGIVVEGLSVGVGIQGDIALLGQNFLRRIDVLQSDDKMVLRVRTR; this comes from the coding sequence ATGAGTAGCCGCGCTCCCTGGGGTCATTTCACCGCCCTCGCGATCTGGATCATTATCTCCGGTGTGATATATCTATACTTTGATGCCCATCAGAAACCGACGGTTGCGGTAGCCAGCGCGCAGTTGGCTGGTGGAGAAGTCGTGATCCCGAGATCACACGATGGACATTATTATGTGCGAGGCGCAATCAACGGCCGCCCTGTGGATTTTATGGTAGATACGGGGGCCAGTACGGTGTCTATTAGTCATGAGATCGCACGGAACACCCATTTGCCCAGAGGTACGCCGGCTAATTTTGTGACCGCGAACGGTGCGGTCATGGGTGAAATTGTTTCAGGGCAAACGATTGAAGCGGGAGGCATCGTCGTGGAAGGTCTCAGTGTAGGGGTTGGTATCCAGGGCGATATCGCGCTGCTTGGACAAAACTTTTTGCGCAGGATAGACGTGCTTCAGTCGGATGATAAAATGGTGCTGCGGGTCAGGACCAGATAG
- a CDS encoding Rid family detoxifying hydrolase, translating to MKKQTIQTGDAPQAIGTYSQAIRVDGGNTVYLSGQIGLDPFTMQMVVGVEGQIQQVFLNLKAVATASGGNLSDIVKLNVYLTDLANFERVNEIMASYFNSPYPARAAIGVAALPRGALVEMDAVMVLQE from the coding sequence ATGAAAAAACAAACGATTCAAACTGGCGATGCACCCCAGGCCATCGGCACCTACTCTCAGGCGATACGCGTCGACGGAGGGAATACCGTCTATCTTTCCGGCCAGATCGGGCTGGATCCATTTACCATGCAGATGGTGGTAGGGGTCGAGGGACAAATTCAGCAGGTTTTTTTGAATCTGAAAGCAGTAGCGACGGCGAGTGGCGGCAATCTGAGTGATATTGTTAAACTGAATGTTTATCTGACGGATCTTGCCAATTTTGAGAGAGTGAACGAGATCATGGCGAGCTACTTCAACTCGCCCTATCCAGCGCGAGCGGCGATAGGTGTGGCAGCGCTTCCGCGCGGGGCATTAGTGGAGATGGACGCGGTAATGGTATTGCAGGAGTGA
- a CDS encoding ABC transporter ATP-binding protein: MILQTRNLTLQYPGKLLCCNLSLTIKPGECWAILGQNGCGKTTLIHALGGLRRVDSGNESSVMIAGKPPQTWSRRELARNLGIMLQEEPGEFWGNVYEYVLLGRYPHIKNMFGWDAIDQDMTLKAIERMELTSLAHRPLVTLSGGERQRARIALLLAQTPVYYLLDEPLQHLDLRHQLLAMTLFNELARQGSALVMVLHDISWASRFCDHVLMLFDNGHVISGSTEETLNQSNLEALYQCNIKEVVVNHGRHFVPETMPGV, translated from the coding sequence ATGATTCTACAAACTCGGAATCTAACCCTGCAATATCCCGGCAAGTTACTATGCTGCAATTTAAGCCTGACTATTAAACCGGGTGAATGCTGGGCTATACTCGGCCAGAATGGCTGCGGCAAGACCACGTTGATACACGCGCTAGGCGGCTTGCGTCGCGTCGACAGCGGAAATGAGTCTTCCGTTATGATAGCGGGGAAGCCCCCACAAACGTGGTCCCGGCGCGAACTCGCCCGTAATCTCGGCATCATGTTGCAGGAAGAGCCCGGTGAGTTCTGGGGCAACGTGTACGAATACGTATTACTGGGGCGCTATCCCCATATCAAAAATATGTTTGGCTGGGACGCCATTGACCAGGACATGACGCTTAAAGCCATTGAGCGCATGGAATTGACCAGCCTTGCCCACCGGCCGCTCGTCACGCTTTCCGGTGGCGAGCGCCAGCGGGCACGTATCGCTTTATTGCTCGCACAGACACCGGTATATTATTTGCTGGATGAACCGCTGCAACATCTGGATCTGCGCCACCAGCTTCTCGCCATGACGCTGTTTAACGAACTCGCCAGGCAAGGTAGCGCGCTGGTGATGGTGCTGCACGATATTAGCTGGGCGAGCCGTTTTTGTGATCATGTTTTGATGCTGTTTGATAATGGCCACGTTATTAGTGGAAGTACGGAAGAAACCCTCAACCAGTCCAATCTTGAGGCGCTTTACCAATGCAATATTAAGGAAGTCGTCGTGAACCATGGGCGCCATTTCGTACCTGAAACGATGCCGGGTGTATAA
- a CDS encoding formylglycine-generating enzyme family protein: MKSICYTCLLVLIFTGSAEARSFASTLPSEREAGILNAKMPTEIAKLQASEKIDASNGMALEEALEIGDTSFQRVESQRVAQLDKGTKRHDSERLPAGDKKQAEENKACTDCPELISIPGYKFAIGKFAVTFEEWDACVADGGCGGYQPPDNGWGRGNRPVINVNWNDAQTYIQWLSDKSGKAYRLPSAEEWEIAARAGTTTEYYWGDDVGRNHANCDGCGSEWDNRRTAPVGSFKPNAFGLYDMMGNVWQWTDTCWQGNCAKRLFFGGSWNHRPQDMRATTRNWFDTTKRMRYLGFRLAMTTP; the protein is encoded by the coding sequence ATGAAATCGATTTGTTATACCTGCCTACTCGTCTTGATCTTCACCGGATCTGCGGAAGCACGCTCGTTCGCCTCCACGTTACCAAGCGAACGCGAGGCTGGTATCTTGAATGCGAAGATGCCAACGGAGATAGCAAAGTTGCAGGCATCAGAAAAAATCGATGCAAGCAATGGGATGGCACTTGAGGAAGCACTTGAGATAGGCGATACCTCTTTCCAGAGGGTCGAATCACAGCGGGTGGCCCAACTCGACAAGGGAACTAAACGGCATGATAGCGAACGGCTACCGGCTGGAGACAAGAAGCAGGCTGAAGAGAATAAAGCGTGCACTGATTGCCCCGAATTAATATCCATTCCAGGTTATAAGTTTGCTATCGGCAAATTCGCGGTAACGTTTGAGGAGTGGGACGCCTGCGTGGCGGATGGTGGCTGTGGCGGATACCAGCCTCCGGATAATGGCTGGGGGCGCGGCAATAGGCCGGTGATCAACGTAAACTGGAACGATGCGCAAACCTATATTCAATGGCTGTCGGACAAATCCGGCAAAGCCTACCGCCTGCCGAGCGCCGAGGAATGGGAAATCGCCGCGCGCGCCGGCACCACCACCGAATATTATTGGGGTGATGATGTCGGACGTAATCATGCGAATTGCGATGGCTGCGGGAGCGAATGGGACAATCGAAGGACTGCGCCTGTAGGCAGCTTCAAGCCGAATGCCTTCGGCCTATACGATATGATGGGAAATGTATGGCAATGGACCGACACCTGCTGGCAAGGCAATTGCGCAAAACGCCTGTTTTTTGGCGGCTCGTGGAATCACAGACCGCAGGATATGCGTGCGACGACGCGCAACTGGTTTGACACGACGAAGCGTATGCGTTACCTGGGATTTCGTCTCGCCATGACAACTCCCTGA
- the djlA gene encoding co-chaperone DjlA, producing the protein MFKIIGLLLGYYFLGIFGAFAGYIAGSIIDRYRAYGAGAINPLTNAQRQTVFIETVFILMGKLAKADGHVSQGEINHVEDFMRKLGMSSEHRQLAIALFKQGTAADFDVKPKLDEFMAVCGHTNSLKQMLLIYLIVMALSDGRLDAAEEGLLKDFAFHLGYDQSAFKQLLEMVLGQSHFAGGQATSATALDDAYKALGVSKESSDQEIKRAYRKLMSQYHPDKLMGQGMPEDMIAVATAQTQEVQTAYDLIKKSRNIS; encoded by the coding sequence TTGTTTAAAATAATTGGACTTTTATTAGGTTATTACTTCCTGGGTATTTTCGGCGCATTTGCCGGGTATATCGCCGGAAGTATCATCGATCGTTACCGGGCTTATGGTGCGGGTGCCATTAACCCGCTGACTAACGCTCAGCGCCAGACAGTTTTCATTGAAACTGTTTTCATCTTGATGGGGAAGCTCGCCAAAGCGGATGGCCATGTTTCCCAGGGTGAGATTAATCATGTGGAAGATTTCATGCGGAAGCTGGGAATGTCTTCCGAACATCGGCAACTGGCAATCGCCCTGTTCAAGCAAGGAACGGCCGCAGATTTTGATGTCAAGCCGAAGCTGGACGAATTTATGGCGGTTTGCGGGCATACGAACAGCCTGAAGCAGATGCTGCTGATTTATCTCATTGTCATGGCATTGTCAGATGGGCGGTTGGATGCGGCTGAAGAGGGTTTGTTAAAGGATTTCGCTTTTCATCTGGGTTATGACCAGTCAGCGTTCAAGCAATTACTGGAGATGGTTCTAGGCCAGTCACACTTTGCGGGCGGGCAGGCAACTTCCGCCACCGCTCTGGATGATGCTTACAAGGCGTTAGGTGTCAGTAAAGAGAGTAGCGATCAGGAAATCAAACGTGCCTATCGGAAACTGATGAGCCAGTATCACCCCGACAAATTAATGGGCCAAGGGATGCCGGAAGATATGATTGCTGTAGCTACCGCACAAACTCAGGAGGTACAGACTGCTTATGATCTGATTAAAAAGAGCAGAAACATATCGTAA
- a CDS encoding glutathione binding-like protein, with the protein MIELHSSPTPNGQKIMIMLEETGIEWRHIDVNIGTGDQFKPEHLKLSPNNKIPAIVDTDGPGGMPYTMMESGAILLYLAEKTGKFMPKDARKRYDMLQWLFFQVAHVGPMFGQANHFNSQARNNQYAKDRYNNESLRLYRVLDNRLGECPWLACDEYTIADIATYPWCKRHRDRGIDNTAFPNFMRWFAAMEARPAVQRNNDIAAEIRERMSRAAEGQPTINIYDTKDNAERLARATSVR; encoded by the coding sequence ATGATTGAATTGCATTCGAGCCCCACGCCCAATGGGCAAAAGATAATGATTATGCTTGAGGAGACTGGAATCGAATGGCGGCATATCGACGTCAATATCGGGACTGGCGACCAGTTTAAACCTGAACACCTCAAGCTCAGCCCTAATAATAAGATTCCCGCCATTGTGGACACGGATGGGCCAGGAGGTATGCCATACACAATGATGGAATCCGGCGCCATTCTCCTTTATCTGGCGGAGAAAACTGGAAAATTTATGCCAAAGGATGCACGCAAACGCTATGACATGCTGCAGTGGCTGTTTTTCCAGGTGGCGCACGTCGGCCCCATGTTCGGCCAGGCCAATCACTTCAATAGCCAGGCCAGAAATAATCAGTATGCCAAGGATCGCTATAACAACGAGTCGCTGCGCCTGTACCGCGTGCTGGATAACCGGCTGGGAGAATGCCCATGGCTCGCTTGCGACGAATACACCATTGCCGACATCGCCACCTATCCATGGTGTAAAAGGCATAGGGATCGCGGCATCGACAACACCGCTTTCCCTAATTTCATGCGCTGGTTTGCGGCGATGGAAGCGCGTCCGGCTGTACAACGCAATAATGACATTGCGGCCGAAATCCGTGAACGCATGAGCAGAGCGGCGGAGGGTCAACCAACTATCAACATCTACGATACCAAAGATAATGCCGAGCGCCTGGCTCGGGCCACGTCGGTGCGCTAA